In Papaver somniferum cultivar HN1 chromosome 1, ASM357369v1, whole genome shotgun sequence, a genomic segment contains:
- the LOC113303719 gene encoding clathrin coat assembly protein AP180-like — protein MPSKLRKVIGAVKDQTSISLAKATNSSNVDVAVLKATTHDDVPLDERYVNEVLVLTSSNKVMAAACAQAIARRIGRTRNWIVALKTLMLVLRIFQDGDPYFPREVLHAMKRGSRILNLSSFRDDKNSSPWDYTAFVRTYSLYLDERLNCFLLGKLQRRAVVRERENNKRINRAATKKFNEHVRDMKPAMLIDKISYWQRLLDRAIATRPTGAAKNNTLVQVSLYAVVTESFDLYRDISDGLALLLDSFFHLKYQSCCDAFKACVKASKQYEELCSFYTLCKSIGVGRVSEYPSVQKIADELLETLQEFLKDQSSFPNGNGTRSSPLQPPQFLGEPSNNEETGASPVQNEASEGLDQERDSDMGSELHTTHQRAYSSLEDLLSVTDAGTSPSISFHDHERNSEQWEKQTQEEDLGSNWNMDGSISRSMSMEQRNSSSVDFGLVFDDQTQVEASVSGCSPEMSRDGWELELAECASNISSTPPSQNVAPRTGFDSSLLDELYNPAAVHHHHHHQHNNLSYSNPFLSSSTNDLIGFTNNPNNLEVMSTPTSPLAMCNSVFDPFSSLVPTFQAKPTFSAQNPNDSENDPFATTTPSSAIDQATMNRQNLLLEQQMWLQNQNKIIAKNIA, from the coding sequence ATGCCGAGCAAGCTCAGGAAGGTAATAGGAGCGGTGAAGGACCAAACAAGCATTAGCCTTGCGAAAGCAACTAATTCGTCTAACGTTGATGTCGCTGTACTTAAAGCAACAACCCACGATGATGTTCCACTCGATGAACGTTATGTTAATGAAGTTCTTGTCCTTACATCTTCGAACAAAGTCATGGCCGCTGCTTGTGCACAAGCGATTGCTAGAAGAATAGGCCGAACACGTAACTGGATCGTTGCCCTTAAAACGCTTATGCTTGTTTTGCGAATTTTTCAAGATGGTGATCCTTATTTCCCTAGAGAAGTTCTTCATGCAATGAAAAGAGGTTCAAGAATTCTAAACCTTTCAAGTTTCCGTGACGATAAAAATTCAAGTCCTTGGGATTATACAGCATTTGTACGTACTTACTCTCTTTATCTCGATGAACGTCTGAATTGCTTCCTTCTTGGTAAACTACAAAGACGAGCGGTGGTGCGCGAAAGAGAGAATAATAAGAGAATTAACAGAGCTGCGACAAAAAAATTTAATGAGCATGTTAGAGACATGAAACCCGCAATGTTGATCGACAAGATATCTTACTGGCAAAGATTACTTGATCGAGCAATCGCGACTAGACCAACAGGTGCAGCCAAAAACAACACATTGGTTCAAGTTTCTCTCTACGCAGTGGTGACAGAAAGTTTTGATTTGTATAGAGATATATCAGATGGACTTGCACTTCTTCTTGATAGCTTCTTCCATTTGAAATACCAATCATGTTGCGATGCATTTAAAGCCTGCGTCAAAGCATCAAAACAATATGAAGAACTATGTTCGTTTTATACTTTATGTAAAAGTATTGGAGTCGGAAGAGTTTCAGAATACCCCAGCGTTCAAAAGATTGCGGATGAATTACTAGAGACATTACAGGAATTTTTGAAAGATCAATCTTCTTTTCCAAATGGTAACGGTACTAGGTCTTCACCCTTGCAACCTCCTCAATTTCTTGGTGAGCCTTCTAACAATGAAGAAACTGGGGCGAGTCCGGTTCAAAATGAAGCATCGGAAGGTCTGGATCAAGAACGAGATTCAGATATGGGATCAGAATTGCACACTACCCATCAACGAGCGTACTCGTCATTAGAGGATCTTTTAAGTGTAACAGATGCTGGAACTAGTCCATCCATCTCATTTCATGACCATGAACGAAACTCGGAACAATGGGAAAAACAAACTCAGGAAGAAGATTTGGGGAGTAATTGGAACATGGATGGATCAATTAGTCGGTCAATGTCAATGGAACAAAGAAACAGTTCGTCTGTAGATTTCGGTTTAGTATTTGACGATCAAACTCAAGTAGAAGCATCAGTGTCCGGATGTTCACCGGAGATGTCAAGAGATGGATGGGAGCTGGAGTTAGCTGAATGCGCTAGCAACATTTCTTCCACACCGCCATCGCAGAATGTTGCACCACGTACCGGGTTTGATTCATCTCTTTTAGATGAGTTGTATAATCCGGCTGCGGtacatcatcaccatcatcatcaacacaaTAACTTGAGTTACAGCAACCCATTTCTAAGTTCGTCGACGAATGACTTGATTGGTTTTACAAACAACCCCAACAACCTCGAAGTGATGTCTACTCCAACCAGTCCCCTCGCCATGTGTAATTCAGTTTTTGATCCATTCTCATCGTTGGTCCCAACATTTCAAGCAAAACCAACATTTTCTGCTCAGAATCCGAACGACTCAGAAAATGATCCTTTCGCAACAACTACTCCTAGTAGCGCCATAGATCAAGCGACCATGAATCGGCAAAACTTGTTATTAGAACAGCAAATGTGGTTGCAGAACCAAAACAAGATTATAGCAAAGAATATAGCTTAA
- the LOC113303729 gene encoding uncharacterized protein LOC113303729, with protein sequence MGKKPWKIIPRPLLESVLNNHAQHHKVPQPLILHGPRGVGKSTLILNRLLEDWNKGPHFTGYVDFSNYKENFKPWASHSTTLSTKPTLNSLRFQLEQCLEQMIGDGVRLGVIGSHQVFTTLNKSHGLNTALRRILQSNTSGNSFDRKISTSVLWDRAVFAMSSKTKVDEIDEVIKGKNDKGKIVKLKDKAYLREAMLSLKLAKEVIDVQQSWRASAIAELNRNGGFSRTLANSSTDWPCLLLELLSAAAEVDHFQPKLVIDNIEVLKDGVLIDDSTVSASMYHDSFLWRLISLCVNERCLPVILITSDSYYSYRAYMDFGFPDLFISRETFGWTLQEAKMHTVTEYFTESEWKLISEVLGPNPRQLSELYALKQNSNYQKITENSSNTFEDILEAYLAYIQVTVVNPAMESVLSILQKFAVDAQNGRISKDRLRFGAPWRHPPRIDDPAICLEWAKLQVLDFLQSLVKSEFGYNYLADCSLEIMDDPCANAMVEVGLLYAQRDPSFVRPVSGAIQRCLARWLVQEQMQMSFQQSLRYWWQRAFRGRSYRHLMKEVGYK encoded by the exons ATGGGGAAGAAACCATGGAAGATAATACCCAGACCATTACTAGAATCAGTTCTCAATAATCATGCTCAGCATCATAAGGTTCCTCAACCTCTCATCCTTCATGGACCTAGAGGCGTTGGGAAATCAACTCTCATACTCAATC GACTATTGGAAGATTGGAACAAAGGTCCTCATTTTACAGGTTATGTTGATTTTAGTAACTATAAAGAAAATTTCAAACCATGGGCATCTCATTCAACTACTCTTTCGACAAAACCCACACTCAATTCACTTCGATTTCAGCTCGAACAATGTCTTGAACAAATGATTGGTGATGGAGTTCGTCTGGGGGTGATTGGTTCTCACCAGGTTTTCACTACACTCAATAAATCACATGGTCTTAATACTGCTCTTCGTCGTATTCTTCAATCTAATACTTCTGGTAACTCTTTTGATCGTAAAATTTCCACATCTGTGTTATGGGATAGAGCTGTTTTTGCAATGTCTTCAAAAACTAAAGTTGATGAGATTGATGAGGTTATAAAGGGTAAAAATGATAAGGGGAAAATTGTTAAACTCAAAGATAAGGCGTATCTGAGAGAAGCTATGTTGTCATTAAAATTAGCTAAAGAAGTTATTGATGTTCAACAAAGTTGGAGAGCTAGTGCTATTGCTGAGTTGAATAGAAATGGTGGGTTTTCCAGAACTTTGGCTAATTCATCTACTGACTGGCCTTGTTTGTTGTTAGAGTTGTTATCTGCTGCCGCTGAGGTTGATCACTTCCAG CCAAAGCTGGTAATAGACAATATCGAGGTTCTTAAGGATGGAGTATTAATTGATGACTCGACAGTTTCTGCATCAATGTATCACGATAGTTTCTTATGGAGATTAATATCATTGTGTGTGAATGAAAGGTGTTTGCCTGTTATACTAATAACTTCAGATAG CTATTACTCTTATCGGGCTTATATGGATTTTGGGTTTCCAGATTTATTTATTTCCCGTGAG ACCTTCGGATGGACTCTTCAAGAAGCTAAAATGCATACTGTGACTGAGTACTTTACTGAATCTGAG TGGAAGCTGATCAGCGAGGTGCTTGGCCCGAACCCTCGACAACTGTCTGAACTCTACGCGCTGAAGCAAAACAGCAATTACCAAAA GATCACGGAAAATAGCAGTAATACCTTTGAGGACATCTTAGAGGCGTACTTAGCATATATACAA GTGACAGTGGTAAACCCAGCAATGGAATCAGTCTTGTCTATTTTGCAAAAATTTGCTGTTGATGCACAAAATGGAAGAATTTCAAAAGATCGGCTGCGATTTGGTGCTCCTTGGAGGCATCCACCACGTATTGATGACCCTGCTATATGTTTGGAGTGGGCAAAGCTTCAAGTACTTGATTTCCTACAATCACTAGTCAAAAGTGAATTTGGG TATAATTATCTTGCTGATTGTAGTCTTGAGATTATGGATGATCCCTGTGCAAACGCAATGGTGGAG GTTGGTTTACTATATGCGCAGAGAGATCCATCCTTTGTACGGCCTGTATCTGGAGCAATCCAGAGGTGTCTTGCTAGATG GCTTGTCCAAGAACAGATGCAGATGAGCTTCCAGCAGTCGCTTAGGTACTGGTGGCAGCGAGCTTTTCGTGGGCGTAGCTATCGTCACCTGATGAAAGAAGTAGGCTATAAATAG
- the LOC113351910 gene encoding probable E3 ubiquitin-protein ligase LUL4, whose protein sequence is MNDSQSGGGRWKFLKGKLGLKSMTCCSGGIWGLGAASSNMRVREEEEDDLEMQLTEHVIDVGPTNGTSTTTGGRDCVPRSASGINLAMALAAERHYRAAQESEVGPTSSSSRSTSNNAITTGTPMRVSLMRLLEEGDGIDFDEDDDFDDEDEETEKGNDKKGGLGSDVMCCVCMRRKKGAAFIPCGHTFCRVCSRELWLNRGSCPLCNRSILEILDIF, encoded by the coding sequence ATGAACGATTCACAAAGCGGAGGAGGAAGATGGAaatttctaaaaggaaagcttggATTAAAATCGATGACATGCTGTAGTGGTGGAATATGGGGTTTAGGAGCAGCATCATCAAACATGAGAgtcagagaagaggaagaagatgatttAGAAATGCAATTAACGGAACATGTAATTGATGTGGGTCCTACTAATGGTACAAGTACAACCACCGGTGGTAGAGATTGTGTTCCTCGTTCAGCATCTGGTATCAATTTGGCCATGGCATTAGCAGCCGAAAGACATTATAGAGCAGCACAAGAATCTGAAGTGGGTCCTACTAGTAGTAGTAGTAGAAGTACATCAAATAATGCTATAACAACTGGTACACCGATGAGAGTATCACTAATGAGATTGCTTGAAGAAGGGGATGGTATAGATTttgatgaggatgatgactttgatgatgaagatgaagaaacggAGAAAGGGAATGATAAAAAAGGAGGATTGGGCAGTGATGTTATGTGTTGCGTGTGTATGAGAAGGAAAAAAGGTGCGGCTTTTATACCATGTGGCCATACATTTTGTCGTGTTTGTTCCAGAGAGCTCTGGTTAAATCGAGGTTCTTGTCCACTTTGTAACCGTTCGATTCTTGAGATTCTTGATATCTTCTAA